The Desulfovibrio sp. UIB00 genome has a window encoding:
- the dapB gene encoding 4-hydroxy-tetrahydrodipicolinate reductase, which yields MSTSIIVVGASGRMGKTISGLVEADPQFTLAGLVDSPERIAALAGAACPVSDSLAALLPKLPGAVVIDFTAPAVSLQSAKAVAQTGNALVIGTTGFTDEEKDELRVLAAKAPIFWASNMSIGVNVLLNILPQLTKALGEDYDIEMVELHHNRKKDSPSGTALTLGECIAEARDWKLNDVRCSARDGIIGARPKEQIGIQAIRGGDVVGVHTVYFMGPGERIEVTHQAHSRENFARGAIRAAGWMAGQKPGKLYSMQDVIKDI from the coding sequence ATGAGCACTTCTATTATTGTGGTCGGGGCCAGCGGGCGCATGGGCAAAACCATCAGCGGGCTTGTGGAAGCCGACCCCCAGTTCACCCTTGCGGGGCTGGTGGACAGCCCGGAGCGCATAGCCGCTCTTGCGGGCGCTGCCTGCCCTGTTTCCGACAGCTTGGCGGCCCTCTTGCCCAAGCTCCCGGGGGCAGTGGTCATTGATTTCACCGCGCCTGCGGTGAGCCTGCAATCGGCCAAGGCCGTGGCGCAGACCGGCAATGCCCTTGTGATCGGCACCACGGGTTTTACCGATGAAGAAAAGGATGAGCTGCGCGTCCTTGCCGCCAAGGCCCCGATTTTCTGGGCCTCGAACATGAGCATCGGCGTGAACGTTCTGCTCAACATCCTGCCCCAGCTCACCAAGGCCCTTGGCGAAGATTATGATATTGAAATGGTGGAACTGCACCACAACCGCAAAAAGGACAGCCCCAGCGGCACGGCCCTGACCCTTGGTGAATGCATTGCCGAGGCCCGCGACTGGAAGCTCAACGATGTGCGCTGCTCCGCCCGTGACGGCATCATCGGCGCTCGCCCCAAGGAGCAGATCGGCATTCAGGCCATACGCGGCGGCGATGTGGTGGGCGTGCATACCGTGTACTTTATGGGACCTGGGGAGCGCATTGAAGTGACCCATCAGGCCCACTCGCGCGAGAATTTCGCGCGTGGCGCTATCCGCGCCGCCGGCTGGATGGCAGGGCAGAAGCCCGGCAAGCTCTACAGCATGCAGGATGTGATCAAGGATATTTAG